In Balaenoptera musculus isolate JJ_BM4_2016_0621 chromosome 17, mBalMus1.pri.v3, whole genome shotgun sequence, a genomic segment contains:
- the CCDC166 gene encoding coiled-coil domain-containing protein 166, giving the protein MVPKRKRGPSAGRRSGAAGEGTEPPLSESAQSLQRKYKVLSEQLDACEERVDQALQENAFLECEAQRLREESRLYASYVSTRAQRCANAIVRLEEQNRADLTQIHLQRAELASLYRGREEGVRAQLLEMEARAAQVARQVQELQPYKELQLEQLARIRALERELLRMRVEHMQLLHREKRRFLEDKAAFEREARQRVQSLARRAEREAARALIAHTQAIRGDNGRLRQELLRLLRRAQVLHETRRQLLEQREQLRREHEDMRDLARVHSWLRRGPEGPPLWQPPLASSHPESFASTTIQSRATSRVASVSASRNPSQVSWRAASWAQSLLSKLAVPWVPSLAPSRVGSRVLSLAPSKAGSRVPCQDPSRGSSRVPSLALSRPGSRVPSLTPSRLDSWAPSRSSLCAASQNTTLSGKSVPGSGSSRLPVEGDRECDAAGEGALGRS; this is encoded by the exons ATGGTGCCCAAGAGGAAGCGCGGGCCGAGCGCCGGGCGCCGGTCTGGCGCGGCGGGAGAGGGCACCGAGCCGCCGCTGTCGGAGAGCGCTCAGTCCTTGCAGCGAAAATACAAAGTGCTCTCGGAGCAGCTGGACGCCTGCGAGGAGCGCGTCGACCAGGCGCTGCAGGAGAACGCCTTCCTGGAGTGCGAGGCGCAGCGCCTGCGCGAGGAGAGCCGGCTCTACGCCAGCTACGTGAGCACGCGCGCGCAGCGCTGCGCCAACGCCATCGTCCGGCTGGAGGAGCAGAACCGCGCGGACCTGACGCAGATCCACCTGCAGCGCGCAGAGCTGGCGTCGCTCTACCGCGGGCGTGAGGAGGGGGTGCGCGCGCAGTTGCTGGAGATGGAGGCGCGCGCGGCGCAGGTGGCGCGACAGGTGCAGGAGCTGCAGCCCTACAAG GAGCTGCAGCTGGAGCAGCTGGCCCGGATTCGGGCGCTGGAGCGCGAGCTGCTGCGTATGCGCGTGGAGCACATGCAGCTGCTCCACCGCGAGAAGCGGCGTTTCCTGGAGGACAAAGCAGCCTTCGAGCGCGAGGCGCGCCAGCGCGTGCAGTCCCTGGCGCGGCGCGCGGAGCGGGAGGCGGCGCGCGCGCTCATCGCGCACACACAGGCCATCAGAGGGGACAATGGGCGCCTGCGGCAGGAGCTGCTGCGGCTGCTCCGCCGGGCCCAGGTGCTGCACGAAACGCGGCGCCAGTTGCTGGAGCAGCGTGAGCAGCTGCGGCGCGAGCACGAGGACATGCGGGACCTGGCGCGCGTGCACAGCTGGCTGCGCCGGGGCCCCGAGGGCCCGCCGCTTTGGCAACCGCCGCTGGCCTCCTCGCACCCCGAGTCCTTCGCCTCCACCACGATCCAGTCGCGCGCGACCTCCCGGGTCGCATCAGTCTCGGCCTCCCGGAACCCGTCTCAGGTCTCGTGGCGTGCGGCCTCTTGGGCCCAATCGTTGCTGTCGAAGCTCGCGGTTCCCTGGGTCCCGTCATTGGCCCCATCGCGTGTTGGCTCCAGGGTCCTGTCGCTGGCCCCTTCGAAGGCGGGATCACGGGTCCCATGCCAGGACCCATCGCGCGGGAGCTCCAGGGTCCCGTCCTTGGCCCTCTCGCGCCCAGGCTCCCGAGTCCCGTCCCTGACCCCGTCACGCCTGGATTCCTGGGCCCCTTCTCGGTCCTCATTGTGTGCCGCCTCACAGAACACCACCCTCTCTGGGAAGTCCGTCCCCGGGTCGGGCTCTTCCCGTCTCCCAGTCGAAGGAGACCGTGAATGTGACGCTGCAGGCGAAGGCGCCTTGGGGAGATCCTGA